Part of the Aquarana catesbeiana isolate 2022-GZ linkage group LG06, ASM4218655v1, whole genome shotgun sequence genome is shown below.
caatgatggagcattattccccccactaataaaaatgattgggtactattcctctcTCTAATACCAACGATAGGACTCTATtccgtccactgactccaatgatggggcgcttttccttccactgatactaacgatggaactattcctcccactgacaccaatgatggggcactatttcttccagtgATCCCAATAATAGGgtgctatttcttccactgacagcagtgatgtggcactattcctcccactgacaccaactataagGCATTATTACttttactgacaccaacagtggggcttaattcctcccactgaaaccaataatgaggcactattttatctcctgacaccaatgatagggcactatgccTTTgcataataccaatgatgaggcactattcctcccactaataccaatgatgaggcactaatccTCTTCCTACTTATCACCGTCGCTATGTAATTTGTTGGCTCCCACTGACCACCGAGTCtatggtattgtttactcccattgacatTGGAGCAATTTCTACttttaggctttgttcacactgttgtgtgaacccagcctaagggattaagcaggggtccagtgcgtccctgtgctcagtttcagggatgaatcaggcatgcatttttgcctgaattcgtacctgaaacagagccaatgatgcacaggacccttgtgcaatgcACTCCATTCAGAgctagtcacaatctcctgtcatgcgaattggatgtggagaaacccacatccaatttgcatcagtgtgaacctggcctcgcTAGCCACAGTTACACTGTCTTCAGTTGGTCCAATGCAACAACAAcgttgcacttttttttaacagctttAAGAAGAAATTTGAGTTGGACCCTAAATTATAGTTAAAGCAAACATGTTCTACtcaccaacattactagtaaagTGAAGTACCTTGCAGTGTTTCTGGACGGGTCATCAGATTGATTCCTGAGTGTCTTGGTGAACTCTGGACTCTAGGCTTAGGTTGCATACAAGGCCTTAGAGTTGAGGTTAAATTGCACCTATGGTCAGACAGAAATTGCTTAGTCTTCATATAGTGCATCAGGTATCCACAGTTTTCTTTACACCTGGTCAGATTTCACCCCTCTGCCTCTAGAATCCCAAGGTGCCTTAGCATGCAAACATTGACCAGAGTTCCTGGTCAAGTCATCCATCACAATGGTGGTCAAAGAGTCAAGTGCTCATCCTTCTTTATTTAGCTTGGAAACTGTAAAACCAATGGCATGGCCAGGTAGAGGCTCTACCAATTATCAGCTGAATGGCAGAAGGGGTGGCTTAGTCCTGAGCTGGGTGGGTCTTAATCTCAAGGGGTTAGGTTTAAAGTTGCAGACCTGTATAAAGCCTAAGCCTAGGAATAAGGCTCCTCCCAGACAAACTAAAATTGATCTGATGATAAGAACAGGTGCTTTCAGGGACATAAGATTCTTCAATATACTGGTTAGTTACACATCAATGTACTTGGCCTTAAAGCATAACTTTTGGAATTTGTTGAATATTTACAAGGTATTATTACATATTTATTTCTGTTATTATTATATTTacagaaaataaaaaagtgttCAACCAATTCATTGAAGAACTGGGACTGAATGGGTATACACAGCACAAGCTGACACCTTCAGATGTTCTGAGCATCAATCAGGGGGTTCTATCAGATGCTCCTTGCCGCTCTAAAAAGGACATTTCTTGGCACTTCTTAACACGGCTTATATCACTGAATACCAATGCCAATAATTCAGCTTTCTGCTGCTCCGAAATGGATCGACGCTCAAAACCTATCTCTGGACAAGGCACATCAGTTACAAGGGCAAGGTCTGAGAGCCCCATTGATATTAGCATGTATTTATCAAAACCAAATGAGAGCTACAATCTGTCTGATTCTCTTTATTTAAGAGATGGTGAAAATGAATTGCCAACTGTCCACCCCCTGGATGTTCTATGTGCCCTCCTGAACTGTTCGAACAATTTTCTACAACAAGAGATTTTAACCAGACTGTCCATGTCTCAGTTTGCTGTCCCTCTACTGCTGCCTGCTGGTGATGGTACAGAAGTCATGTTTATGTTGTGGGCAATGAGAAATATTATGAAGTACTTTCCAACAGAAACTGGGGAGTTTGTAGAAGACAATTTGGTGAATATTCCTATGCCCTTATTCTCTTTTGTAAGACTTGGGGAATGTAAGATCATGTCCAAATCTAAGATTCTTAACCAAGTTCTTAGCCTTATCTCACACAGCTACCGTAAAGATTTTGTACATCGGGAAATGAATTGTGGTAAAAGCCCTAGAATCATATCCAATGGCCTGGTAGAGCTTGCCTGGTATTTCCCTACTAAAAATACTGGTCCCTCTTGTGCCCAACAACCTTTTGCCATTGCCAATCTACACGGGGACCTACAGGCAAACCAGAGACAGTTTAGGTTCCTAGCAAATGTTTCATCTGCCGTGTTCATACTTCTTGAAAGAGGGTCTGTCTGGGGTGAGATATATAATGAGGAATGTGATCATTTTTATTTCATAGTTGGACACCCATCCCATAGTTTCAGGAATGATGAGACAGAACAACTATTTAAAGCTTTATCTGCATCATTTTCAAATCTTAATTTTTTCTTGGGAAATGAGAAGAACCTAGAGGAGAAAATTCAGGTAATTATTCAAACCATTAAAGTAAACCCTAACCAAATGACATTGACTGATATGGCAGCATTGGGATCAGATTTTGGCTTCTGCATTGATGAAAACCAAAGAGATTGCAGGTATGCTAAACTGCACACCTTGGAGCTGACCCATGATATTTTAACTACAGCAAAATATAATGAAAATTATCTAAAGTCCATGAAAGAAATAAGAATACTGCTCACCAAAGTTCaaaatgaaaagaatcaaacaatACAACAAGGCAAGTCCAACAAAGAACACTTCAAGTCAGAGTTAGCTGACCAAATGCTGAAGAGCCTCCTTAGGTGCTTATGGAATGATGACATCACCAATTTAGTGTATGCTTTTACTTTTATGAGCCGGgcacagaaattttttttcttaaaatggatgCAGGTCCACCATCACAAAGCCTCTACAAACACTTTGCTTGAGGAAGCAATACAGAGGAACATTTTTTATGATTTAGTACACATTTATCAAGCAGAAGCCATAGTTTCAAAAGCAACAGAACACGTTCCTAGATGTTCTGAGCTGCCTAAAACTGCTGCAGATCTTCTGTTGGATGGGTTTCCACTGGTTTTCATCGGTGAAGATGCCTTTAGCGTACACCTTCCATGGATAACCAATGTCCTAACTGACCTGGTCAACAAGATAAAAGGACCATGCAGAGTAAGAGTGATATCTACATTGGGAGTTTACTGCACGGGGAAATCCAGTCTACTATATACCATGTTTGGGTTGCAGTTTCAGGTCACCAGACCTCAACCCACAAAAGGAGCCTTAATGAGTCTTATCAAAGTGGAAGACAGCTTTAAACAGAAGCTGGATTGTGACTTCTTCTTGGTGATTGACACTGAAGGATTAAGATCCTCCAAGTTGGCATCTGAAAAGGAGATATTTGAACATGACAATGCATTGGCAGCATTCATGATTGGGATAAGTGACATAGTCATCTTCAGCCTGTCCAGTGAAAATCCATTGGACACAATCAACACTTTACAAATGGCAACATGTGCCCTTCTAAGGATGAGAGACTCTGGAAGAAGACCTGCTTTGTATTTTGTACAAACTGATGCAACAAATGGTTCTTCTGATGGAGAAAACAGTAACAAAGACAAAATACAACAATGTCTTCATGAAACAATTGATCTAGCTGCTAAAGTAGTAAAAAGGGCTAGCTGTCTATCATTaaataatgtttttaaatgtgacttTTTAAGCAGGGACTGGTACAGCTTTATCCCCAGTCTATGGCAAGGAGATCCTTTCAATAGATGCATCAATTCTGAATATGCTGAGAAAGTAATCGAGCTAAAAAAGCATTTAATTCACACTCTAACCCAAAAACCAAATTATGGCAGTTTGCGGACTATACTAGACTTTATCAATGATATCAAAAGTCTGTGGAACGCTGTGAACCTTGAGCCCATTTTTAAATATGAGCACGTTAAAGAGGTTATAATCTATACTGAACTGTCTGATCGGTACAGGGAGTTAGAACGAGGTATCCACAAAGATTTGTATGAGTGGAGTTCCAAAGAGGAAGCACAAATGTCAGTATCTCATTGTGCAGACATCTTAAAAAAAGATATGTTGGAACACCTGCaaaaaaagaaacaggaaaaaaTTGAAAATTTCAGACTCTATTTGGATTCTGACAAAAAACAATTCGAAGAAGGTTTTATTGAGAGATTCCATCTCCTTAGTAAAGAACTTGAAACCTTCTATAAAGAGAAGTGCACTGAAATCCAGATCTTAAGGCATGGCCTGCAAATGGCAGTTATTGAAGATCTTCGTGATCAGGAGTGGGACCCTGATGAGCTGGAGCCTAATTTTGATTTTGACTCGTTCTGGaaagacaaggtcatccagctGAAGTTAACATATTTGAAAAAACTTGATATTCAGAATGAATTTCTTCAGATACTCAAAAAGGAGATGAGGGACAGAGGGGGTTTGGTTACTGAAGTTCTTAACAGCGTTAACAATTTGTCAGACTATATGGAAGAAAGCTTTACTATTGAGGAAAAACATATTGATGCAACTTGGTTCACAAGGAAAGGGGCAAAGAACAATAACAGTACCAAACCTTGGAGTCGACTGGAGAGCCTTGTTCAATCTCTGACTAAAAGGTGCAGTAAATACGCCTTGACCATGGCTAAATTAAATAAGGATTATGAGCCCATACATTGTCTAGAGATGTTACGAATGATTAACAAAGTGATCAGAAAGGAAACATTCCCCTTCACAGATTTTTTTGAGGTTGACCTGAAGCTTCACATCTTGAGAAGGGCAGCCGAGGTCTTCCAAAAAACACATGAAGCCCTTGTCAAAGCGAAAGAAGAGAAATTATTTCTGGAGAAACAGAAGTTGCCACCCTTAAATTCTTTGAAAAATATAATACAAGACAAATGCAGCGTTAAACGGTTTTGCCACCTCTGTCTCAAACCTGCTATGGAACTACACATGACGTCAACTCTACAACCTTATATTATTCGGGACCATGTAGGCGCAGTAAGAAAGAGCAGGAGGACATCACCAA
Proteins encoded:
- the LOC141148295 gene encoding up-regulator of cell proliferation-like, translating into MERHPDLHLQPLNKECNENKKVFNQFIEELGLNGYTQHKLTPSDVLSINQGVLSDAPCRSKKDISWHFLTRLISLNTNANNSAFCCSEMDRRSKPISGQGTSVTRARSESPIDISMYLSKPNESYNLSDSLYLRDGENELPTVHPLDVLCALLNCSNNFLQQEILTRLSMSQFAVPLLLPAGDGTEVMFMLWAMRNIMKYFPTETGEFVEDNLVNIPMPLFSFVRLGECKIMSKSKILNQVLSLISHSYRKDFVHREMNCGKSPRIISNGLVELAWYFPTKNTGPSCAQQPFAIANLHGDLQANQRQFRFLANVSSAVFILLERGSVWGEIYNEECDHFYFIVGHPSHSFRNDETEQLFKALSASFSNLNFFLGNEKNLEEKIQVIIQTIKVNPNQMTLTDMAALGSDFGFCIDENQRDCRYAKLHTLELTHDILTTAKYNENYLKSMKEIRILLTKVQNEKNQTIQQGKSNKEHFKSELADQMLKSLLRCLWNDDITNLVYAFTFMSRAQKFFFLKWMQVHHHKASTNTLLEEAIQRNIFYDLVHIYQAEAIVSKATEHVPRCSELPKTAADLLLDGFPLVFIGEDAFSVHLPWITNVLTDLVNKIKGPCRVRVISTLGVYCTGKSSLLYTMFGLQFQVTRPQPTKGALMSLIKVEDSFKQKLDCDFFLVIDTEGLRSSKLASEKEIFEHDNALAAFMIGISDIVIFSLSSENPLDTINTLQMATCALLRMRDSGRRPALYFVQTDATNGSSDGENSNKDKIQQCLHETIDLAAKVVKRASCLSLNNVFKCDFLSRDWYSFIPSLWQGDPFNRCINSEYAEKVIELKKHLIHTLTQKPNYGSLRTILDFINDIKSLWNAVNLEPIFKYEHVKEVIIYTELSDRYRELERGIHKDLYEWSSKEEAQMSVSHCADILKKDMLEHLQKKKQEKIENFRLYLDSDKKQFEEGFIERFHLLSKELETFYKEKCTEIQILRHGLQMAVIEDLRDQEWDPDELEPNFDFDSFWKDKVIQLKLTYLKKLDIQNEFLQILKKEMRDRGGLVTEVLNSVNNLSDYMEESFTIEEKHIDATWFTRKGAKNNNSTKPWSRLESLVQSLTKRCSKYALTMAKLNKDYEPIHCLEMLRMINKVIRKETFPFTDFFEVDLKLHILRRAAEVFQKTHEALVKAKEEKLFLEKQKLPPLNSLKNIIQDKCSVKRFCHLCLKPAMELHMTSTLQPYIIRDHVGAVRKSRRTSPILDVIRGFPLFNSNNQVYIDCNLLANAISSTMAIFKRVLQRHTEMEYDNVNALMRDICVVLASELSLKQRDIAEYPLEVTSLTPHQFSSHVGFFISQLKNELQPNKDTFRIMVLRVCTKLFECRKQNQYCKAPYNSWFRSHQKNLRTFCKRSKPSKIKTVGPHSWPKNSSAQRIHNNINVKEFKPPAIC